The Pygocentrus nattereri isolate fPygNat1 chromosome 1, fPygNat1.pri, whole genome shotgun sequence genome window below encodes:
- the si:dkey-117n7.5 gene encoding collagen alpha-1(VII) chain, which produces MQPPLRSEMQSSCSGVYHPCDLTGYNTAEYQTQGSGGVPGTPGIPGLNGLPGRKGDKGDGGLNGLDGAPGKKGEKGATGFPGFPGFKGSPGALGPNGAPGRPGPVGPKGEVGPKGEKGRRGRGKTCQRGPPGIPGQRGLDGGIGVEGRKGEKGEPGLTVEEVKDLVTKEVIEKCGKDYLLVVNTNDPDEGSILKEEDGAEETDEEEPTSSPTVSDPEPTSVYDNTTRVSEETSQSERERRHAFMHLSGSVTDVCLEPMSEGHCSEYTLLWYFHLSSGECRPFVYSGCGGNGNRFSTKHDCRTYCSLDQRGKEPVTHSL; this is translated from the exons atgcagcctcccTTACGCTCTGAAATGcag TCATCGTGCAGTGGTGTTTATCACCCTTGTGATCTAACTGGATATAATACTGCTGAATATCAAACACAGGGTAGTGGTGGAGTGCCAGGGACTCCAGGCATCCCAGGGCTGAATGGACTCCCTGGACGAAAA GGAGATAAAGGTGACGGAGGCCTGAATGGACTTGATGGTGCACCagggaaaaagggagagaag GGAGCTACAGGTTTTCCAGGTTTCCCTGGTTTTAAGGGATCACCAGGTGCACTGGGGCCCAATGGAGCTCCTGGCCGCCCTGGACCAGTTGGGCCCAAAGGGGAAGTTGGACCTAAG GGAGAGAAGGGTAGAAGAGGCAGAGGGAAGACCTGTCAAAGAGGCCCTCCAGGAATTCCTGGACAAAGAGGACTGGAT GGTGGGATAGGAGTagaaggaaggaaaggagaaaaaggagagccAGGACTTACA GTAGAGGAGGTGAAGGATCTTGTGACCAAGGAGGTGATAGAAAAGTGTG GCAAGGACTACCTTCTTGTCGTGAACACCAATGATCCAGATGAAGGGAGCAttctgaaggaggaggatggagcAGAAGAAACGGATGAGGAGGAACCGACCTCTTCGCCCACTGTTTCAGACCCCGAGCCCACATCAGTGTACGACAATACCACAA GAGTCAGTGAGGAGACATCGCAgtccgagagagagaggagacatgCATTCATGCACCTGTCAG GCTCTGTCACCGACGTGTGTCTCGAGCCGATGTCTGAGGGTCACTGCTCCGAGTACACGCTGCTCTGGTACTTCCACCTGAGCTCTGGAGAGTGTCGGCCCTTCGTCTACAGCGGCTGCGGAGGAAACGGAAACCGCTTCAGCACAAAACATGACTGCCGGACCTACTGCAGCCTGGACCAGAGAGGTAAAGAGCCTGTCACTCACAGCCTGTAA